DNA sequence from the Carnobacterium funditum DSM 5970 genome:
AGTAGGCGTTGGTCAGTACCAACATGATGTTTCTCAAAAACATCTAGAAGAACGGTTGGGTTTTGTTGTCGAAACAGCTGTTAACCAAGTAGGAGTAAATGTAAATACAGCGAGCGCACAACTATTGAAGCATGTGGCTGGTTTAAACAAAACAACAGCTAATAATGTGATTGTTTACCGCGAAGAGAACGGTCGTTTTGAAAGTCGTGCCCAGCTGAAAAAAGTACCACGTTTAGGACCCAAAGCTTATGAACAATCTGTAGGGTTCATGCGGATAGTTGATGGTAAAAACGTGTTAGATAATACGGGTATTCATCCGGAGACCTACAAACAGGCTAAAGAAATTCTTGAACTAGCAGAAATTTCATTAGAAGATGTTGGTAGTTTGAAAGCTAAAAAATCGTTAGAAACACTAGATATGGCTAATTTGATGCAAGTAACTGAATTAGGTAAAGAAACAGTCAAAGATATGTTAGAAGCCTTGTTTACTCCCGGACGTGACTTGCGTGATGAAATGTCAGCTCCTTTATTGCGGACAGACGTTTTAAGCATGGAAGACTTACAAGAAGGAATGGAACTAGAAGGAACCGTTCGTAATGTAGTCGATTTTGGTGCATTTGTAGATATTGGTGTCAAGCAAGATGGATTAGTGCATATTTCGAAATTAAGTAAAGGCTATGTACAGCATCCGACAAATGTTGTAGCAGTTGGTGACGTGGTGACTGTCTGGGTAGAAGAGATAAATGTAAATAAAGGTCGTATCTCATTAACGATGCTGCCTCCTAAAAAGAAAGACTAAGCAACCGAAAAAAAAAAGAACAAGAAAAGAAGTCACACAGATGACTTTTCTTGTTTTTTTGTCTATTATTATTCAATAACATAAATGAAGAGGAAAATGATGTAGTCTAACGAGTTACTTAATTGAGTGATACTTAGTTAAACCGAATGAAACAACGAATGGGTTGATTTTTAAAAATATAAGTAAACGATAAATGCTTAATAGTGAGGGGATTTCATGAACTTATATGATTTATTTCAAGAGTTAGAAAAAAATGCTGATAGTGAAAAAGCAAAACAGATGTCTAAGTATATGAGGAATCAGTTTTTATTTTTAGGTATACAAGCGACTATAAGAAAAAAAACGAGTGATTTCTACTTTAAGGAAGCTAAAAAAGAAAAATATGTCGATTGGGAATTTATTGCTACTTGCTGGAAAAAACCTTATAGGGAAGCTCAATATATGGCTATTGACTATTTAAATAGGATGAAAGATTACCTCGTTTTAGAAGACATAGAGAAAATAAAGAAGTTGATTACGAATAAATCATGGTGGGATACTGTAGATGGACTTCATAGAGTGATAGGCCATGTTGCTTTCAAATACCCAGAGATCGATAAAACAATGATTCAATGGAGCTTGGACGAGAATATCTGGTTAAGAAGAATGGCAATCAATCACCAAATGTTTAGGAAAGAAAAGATGAAAGAAGAACTTTTAGAAGAAATTATAGTTAATAATTTTGGACAAGATGAATTTTTTATCAATAAAGCAATTGGTTGGACACTAAGAGATTATAGCAAAGTGAATCCAGAATGGGTTAGAGAATTTATTGATAGATACAGAGAAAAATTGTCAAAACTAAGCATAAGTGAAGGGAGTAAATATATATAGTGAGCAAATGAAGTCAAACATATGAAATAGGAATGGAGAAAGAAATGGATCAAATTGAATTACAAAATTTAGTAGAAGAGGTATCATTAGAGTATTTTAAACAGCCCTTTGAACACCATGCTACGTTTAATAATCGACTAAGGACAACTGGCGGAAGATATCATTTAAGAACACACGATTTAGATTTTAATCTAAATATTTTAGAGACGTTTGGTAAACAAGAGTTTATCAGCGTTATTAAACATGAATTGTGTCATTACCATTTGCATCTTACAGGGAAAGGCTATCAACATAAAGATAGCGATTTTAAAGAACTGCTAAAACAAACAGGAGGTACTCGATTTGTTCAATCTCTAAGAACAAAAGATAGAGCAAAAAAGATGTGGACTTATCAATGTAAAAGCTGTGAAATGAGCATTTACCGACAACGTCGGTTTAATACACAGCGCTTTGTCTGCGGAAGATGTCAAGGAAGGTTAGTTTTACAAGATAGTAAGCAGTAAATGTCTCAAATGAGCAAAAGATGAGGTGATTAGATGCATCAGACGAAAGCAATTCAAGAATTATTAACGGAAATTTTTCCGATTTATGGAATAAAAGAAGGAAAACAACAAGCTATCGATGAAACAGAAAAGCAATTCCATTTATTAAGAGGATTAGCTAAGCGAAAGAACAAGAAAAAAGTCTGCCTAACGGATACATTTTTATCTAAAGAAAAAATAGACTTTACATCAAGTCTCTCAGCTAGTGTTGACAGCGAAGGGCATGTTTTTCCAGATTGGAAAAACCAACTAGACAAAGCCATGATACAGTTAAGCAAACAGACTGAAATGGTATCCGTACTAGATTATGGAGCAGTTGGTGATGGCATGACTGATTGTACAGAAGCCTTTAAAAAAGCTATTTCAACAGGATTTCGTTGTGTTATTGTTCCACCTGGTCAATATCGGGTGAATGAGATTAAGTTGCCCTCTTATACAGAACTAATTGGGAGTGGAACAGAACAAACACAGCTGATCCTTTCTGATTCAGCTCCTAAAAGGGCAAAATTATTAACCAATTGGCATTATTTAAAAGGAAATAGTCATATTCGTATCGAAGGATTAACATTAGATTGGAACATTAAACGTATTTCGGGAAATATGAGAACGGCTTCGGGGGGAACAAGTTCAAGTGGGCTCACATTAGCACATGTCCATTTTGCTTTAATTAGAAACGTGACAGTAAAGGACCCAGGACTCCATGGTGTGGATGTTACGTCGGCCTTTTATAACTATTTAGGTGATGGCAAACGTGCTCGGTTTGGAAGTCGCTTCATCTGGATAGATCAAGTAGAAGCATTTGGGTTTGGAGATGATGGAATTACAACTCATCATAGTGATGATATTTTAATTTCTAACTGTTTTTTACACCATCCCAGCGGACGCGCCCACAAAATAGGCTATTCCAATTCAAATGGGATTGAAATAGACGATGGCTCCCAACATGTAACGTTGGTTAACAATCTGAGTGCTTATTGTTTCGGTGGAGTAGAGATAAAAGCGCATCAAACAAGTTCTGCAGCGTCCGATACTCAAATAATTGGTCATCTTTCTTATCGTGACAATCGTTCTTATAATTTCAGACACATTGGTCACCATAGTTTGGCCGATGAAGCGAGTTGTTCAGCCTTTGGGATACGAGGAACATTTCTTGCCTCTTATTACCCACAAGCAACGAGTCTTTACGCTATTTCTACAAAAAGAGCTCTGGTTATCTCAGCTTATCAAAAAGTGGCTATTACCCATTTTTTTGCACAAGCACAACCAATATTAACGACTAGCTCTAAAAATGTAGCTATCTCAATACAATATCGAGCGGGAGAAGTAACGATAAAAAATATTCAACTAAAGAACTATCCGGAAGTTGAAAACGCAGTTCAAGTGAGTAGCACGACATCTCATGTACAAGTGGCTTATAAGTAGAGCAAATAGTATCAAAAAAAAGTTTTTTTGATACTAATTTTGCCTATTGCAAAATTACCTTTGTAATTGTATAGTAAATAATGTAGGAAGTAAGTTTTTATTTGTTGATTTAAAGTACTCATTTAAAGACAACGCGGTCGTGGCGGAATGGCAGACGCGCCAGCTTGAGGGGCTGGTGGGAGTATCTCCCGTGGAAGTTCGAGTCTTCTCGGCCGCATAAAACAAAAGAGGAAGTGAATAGAGCTCGGCTAATGATAAAATTAGTGAGCTCTATTTTTATTGGGAACAAACGAAGTCCAGCTATTGAATTTGCTAGGGAAATTATCCTAGTTAGATAGTCAGAGGGTACAATTATTCAGCTAAAAAAATACCGGGAAGAATTTGTCTATTGGTAAGAAATAAGCCATTAATTTTAACGACTCATTCCATTCGTTTTATTTGACCGTAGAAAGTGTTTTCAATAAACTGAAACTGTTAATGAAAACAATTTAGTTAATATAAAATAGACTAGTTAGGAGTGAAATCATGATTGGGAAAAAAAGTTCTATTAATATATTTCCGAAGTCTATCTGGAGAGAATTCAAAGAGACTCCGAGTTTTGATTCATTACAGAAATCTGTTGAAACAGAGGTTGGAATTATTGGAGGGGGAATTGTTGGGATTATTAGTGCTTATTTATTAGCCAAAGCTGGGAAAAAAGTTATTTTAATAGAAGCAGAAAAATTAATAGACGGAGTCACAGGTTTTACAACAGCAAAAATAACAGCACAGCATGGATTAATTTATGACGAACTTATTAAATCAATTGGTCAAGAAAAAGCTAAATTGTATTACGATGCAAATCTAGTAGGATTAAATCTTATTAAGCAACTAGCCGTTGATTTGAACATAGATTGTGACTTATCTGAAGAAAATTCTTTTGTATTTGCTCAAACAAAAGAGGGTGCTCAAAAGATTCTAGCAGAATCAGAAGCTTATAAAAAATTGGCGATTGATGGCGGATTGGCGAAAAAAGAAGTTGACCTGCCATTCGTTGTGGAAGAGGCTTTAGTGATGTACAATCAGGTTCAGTTTCATCCAGTGAAATTTTTAACTGGTTTAGTAGAAGAAATTAAGAAACTGGGAGGTCAAGTATACGAAAATACTCGTGCTTTAAAAGTGATAGACCAAGAGGAACTAGTTATTGTAACAGAAAATATGTCTTTAATCTCATGCGATAAAGTTATTATTGCAAGCCACTATCCGATTAATGATAATGAGGGGATATACTTTACTAGACTTTCTGTCAATCGCTCTTATGCGATTGCAGCTAGAACAAAAAAAGATATCCCTGTTGGACTGTATATAAGTGCAGACCAACCGACGCGCTCTTTACGCTCGGTTTTATCAAAAGAAGGAGAAAAGCTTATATTAATTGCTGGTGATGGTCATGCGACGGGAAGAAGCAAGTCTAAAACAATTGAACATTATCGTAATTTAGAAGAATTTGGTGAAGCCTACTTCGATATTAAAGAAACTCTCTATCATTGGTCTTCACAAGATTTAACAACATTAGATAAAGTGCCATATATAGGGAGAAAAACTGTCGAATCCAATCGATTATTAATAGCTACCGGTTTTAATAAATGGGGCATGTCAAATGGAGCTGTTGCCGCGCTTATTTTAACGGATCAAATAGTAGAAAAAGAAAATGAGTTTGCTTCTCTCTTTGACCCAACCCGATCTAAAATAAAAAAAGAACCGGCAAAGAGTTTTATTAAAAGTAATGCATCTGTTGCAAAAGAATTTATTTCAGGAAAAATAGAAAAAACAGCTAAAGCTGTTGCTGATTTAGAAAAAGATGAAGGTGGTATGATTGAATTTAAAGGGGAAAAAAATAAGAGCCTATCGCGATGAGAACGACAATATTCATTTAGTAAATAACAGTTGCACACACTTAGGTTGTTCTCTCAAATGGAATGATGGCGAGCGTACCTGGGATTGCCCATGTCACGGTTCACGTTTTTCTTATAGAGGAGAAGTTTTGGAAGGTCCAGCTGTTAATCCACTTGAATTAGCTGAGAATAAATAAATAAAAAAAGGTTCAAAAAAAAGTTTGCGTTTTTTTTAGTTTCACTTGGCGTCCTACTTCTGTTATTATATTAAAGTAGCAAATTATATAGTAAAAGAGGCTGAATATGAATTACTTAATAGATATACTTAAAGGAATGGTCATTGGTATTTCGAATATTATACCAGGTGTAAGTGGAGGGACAATGGCAGTTTCTCTTGGGATTTATGATCGTATGATTTTTTCGATTAGTCAGTTATTTAAGAACTGGAAAGTTAGTCTGAAAATATTGATGCCTATTTTGATTGGTGCTGGATTTGGAGTAGTTGCTTTCACGTACACAATTGAATTTTTACTGAGTAATTATACTCTGCCAACAGCTTTAGCGTTTGTGGGTATGATTTTAGGTGGAGTTCCAGTACTATGGGTATCGTTTCAAGCAGGATTAAAAATGAAAAATGAAAAATTGAATATCGGTCATTTAATTATTTTTATGTTGATGTTTGCTATAGTAGCTTTTCTTCCTATGTTTCAAGGAGCAGAATCCTCATTTGAAGTCATTACAATTACACCATTTAACATGATAAAACTTTTCTTAATTGGAATCATTGCTTCAGCAACAATGATTATTCCAGGTATGAGTGGTTCACTGGTATTAATGATATTGGGGTATTATTATTCTATTATCAATACTATTACTAGTTTTATTGATGCTTTGCGAGCTGGTGATATGGCAATTATTTTGCCTAATTTTATTGTTTTAGCTGTTTTCGGAATTGGCGTTTTAATCGGTATCTTCTTGATTAGTAAGATTATTGAGTATTTATTTAAGCATTATAGTTCAGCAACTTATAGTGGAATTTTGGGATTAGTATTGGCTTCACCATTTGCCATTATGTATAATACGAATGCACTAAGTGATTTGACGACAGCAAAAGGGTTGCCATTTGCTATAATTGGATTAATTTTAATGGTTTTATGCTTTATGGGAATTTATCAATTAGGAAGGAAAAAAATTCATTAACGTTAAAAGAATCAGAAAAAAAAGTAGAGTTCTCTACTTTTTTTTTGTGGAAAGATAACATCGTATCATTTTGGATACGAATAGTATCCTATCACATAGTTCTTTATAATGAATAGTCGTATTTAGTATAAAGAAGAAATACGAACATTTGTTGAAGTTAATCCTTATCTTCAGTACATGATCAGAGGGCTCATTATTATTTTAGCGGTTTCTATTGATGTCGTAAATACAGTGTTAAAAAATAAAGCAACCTGTCTAGCTTGAAGAGAGTCATTAAGAGGATTCACATAGGTTGTCATCTATATATGGAAGCGATATAATGAAAACGGGAAATAAATGATTAAAGAAGCGGAGTGATTTAATGTATCGAGCAGCAGAAGATCGTTATGAAAATATGATTTACAATCGTGTAGGAAACAGTGGATTAAAATTGCCAGCTTTGTCACTAGGAATGTGGCATAATTTTGGGGATGTTGATTTATTTGAAAATAGTCGAAAAATGGTTCACCGTGCTTTTGATTTGGGTATTACCCATTTTGACTTAGCTAATAATTATGGACCTCCTGCAGGCAGTGCAGAAGAAAATTTTGGACGCATCCTGAAAAAAGATTTGCTTCCATACCGTGATGAACTAATCATATCTAGTAAAGCAGGCTATTATATGTGGCCTGGTCCTTATGGAGAATTTGGTTCTAAAAAGAATCTGACAGCCAGTATTGATCAAAGTCTAAACCGCATGGGGCTAGAATATGTAGATATTTTCTATTCGCATCGTCCAGATCCAGAAACTCCATTTGAAGAAACAGCACAAGCTTTAGACTTGATGGT
Encoded proteins:
- a CDS encoding SprT family protein, giving the protein MDQIELQNLVEEVSLEYFKQPFEHHATFNNRLRTTGGRYHLRTHDLDFNLNILETFGKQEFISVIKHELCHYHLHLTGKGYQHKDSDFKELLKQTGGTRFVQSLRTKDRAKKMWTYQCKSCEMSIYRQRRFNTQRFVCGRCQGRLVLQDSKQ
- a CDS encoding DNA alkylation repair protein; protein product: MNLYDLFQELEKNADSEKAKQMSKYMRNQFLFLGIQATIRKKTSDFYFKEAKKEKYVDWEFIATCWKKPYREAQYMAIDYLNRMKDYLVLEDIEKIKKLITNKSWWDTVDGLHRVIGHVAFKYPEIDKTMIQWSLDENIWLRRMAINHQMFRKEKMKEELLEEIIVNNFGQDEFFINKAIGWTLRDYSKVNPEWVREFIDRYREKLSKLSISEGSKYI
- a CDS encoding DUF368 domain-containing protein encodes the protein MNYLIDILKGMVIGISNIIPGVSGGTMAVSLGIYDRMIFSISQLFKNWKVSLKILMPILIGAGFGVVAFTYTIEFLLSNYTLPTALAFVGMILGGVPVLWVSFQAGLKMKNEKLNIGHLIIFMLMFAIVAFLPMFQGAESSFEVITITPFNMIKLFLIGIIASATMIIPGMSGSLVLMILGYYYSIINTITSFIDALRAGDMAIILPNFIVLAVFGIGVLIGIFLISKIIEYLFKHYSSATYSGILGLVLASPFAIMYNTNALSDLTTAKGLPFAIIGLILMVLCFMGIYQLGRKKIH
- a CDS encoding glycosyl hydrolase family 28-related protein, which encodes MHQTKAIQELLTEIFPIYGIKEGKQQAIDETEKQFHLLRGLAKRKNKKKVCLTDTFLSKEKIDFTSSLSASVDSEGHVFPDWKNQLDKAMIQLSKQTEMVSVLDYGAVGDGMTDCTEAFKKAISTGFRCVIVPPGQYRVNEIKLPSYTELIGSGTEQTQLILSDSAPKRAKLLTNWHYLKGNSHIRIEGLTLDWNIKRISGNMRTASGGTSSSGLTLAHVHFALIRNVTVKDPGLHGVDVTSAFYNYLGDGKRARFGSRFIWIDQVEAFGFGDDGITTHHSDDILISNCFLHHPSGRAHKIGYSNSNGIEIDDGSQHVTLVNNLSAYCFGGVEIKAHQTSSAASDTQIIGHLSYRDNRSYNFRHIGHHSLADEASCSAFGIRGTFLASYYPQATSLYAISTKRALVISAYQKVAITHFFAQAQPILTTSSKNVAISIQYRAGEVTIKNIQLKNYPEVENAVQVSSTTSHVQVAYK
- a CDS encoding NAD(P)/FAD-dependent oxidoreductase — translated: MIGKKSSINIFPKSIWREFKETPSFDSLQKSVETEVGIIGGGIVGIISAYLLAKAGKKVILIEAEKLIDGVTGFTTAKITAQHGLIYDELIKSIGQEKAKLYYDANLVGLNLIKQLAVDLNIDCDLSEENSFVFAQTKEGAQKILAESEAYKKLAIDGGLAKKEVDLPFVVEEALVMYNQVQFHPVKFLTGLVEEIKKLGGQVYENTRALKVIDQEELVIVTENMSLISCDKVIIASHYPINDNEGIYFTRLSVNRSYAIAARTKKDIPVGLYISADQPTRSLRSVLSKEGEKLILIAGDGHATGRSKSKTIEHYRNLEEFGEAYFDIKETLYHWSSQDLTTLDKVPYIGRKTVESNRLLIATGFNKWGMSNGAVAALILTDQIVEKENEFASLFDPTRSKIKKEPAKSFIKSNASVAKEFISGKIEKTAKAVADLEKDEGGMIEFKGEKNKSLSR
- a CDS encoding Rieske 2Fe-2S domain-containing protein codes for the protein MNLKGKKIRAYRDENDNIHLVNNSCTHLGCSLKWNDGERTWDCPCHGSRFSYRGEVLEGPAVNPLELAENK